tcaggaaaaagaagaagttaaagTCAAGTGGAAGCCCTGCTTAACATGGTATGTAGTAACAACGGGAACAGACATTCATATTGTTGATAAATAGTTCTCACCTCAATTTGAATTCATGTATTTGGACTAaagtaaattgagagcttttaGCAATCAAGCTGCTCTTCTGTGAGGAGCTTGATAGCTGTCCACCTCCAAAGTCCATTATGAGTTTTGGAGGTGGACATGGTCAACACTTTTAAGAGTAGGCATAAGACTTTACTTCTTTATAgagcttatagttagggctggttCAGGTCAGCCTTTAGTTATGCTGTCATAGGACCAGACTGCTGGGGTTAGTGTCCccccctctctgtctgtctctttcagggTTATGCAGGCTCAGTATTGGTTGAAGATGCAGTCACGTCTCCTTTTACTAAAAACTCTCCCCCTCTCCCTCACCATCTGTAAACGTACATGTCTCAGTAATGCAGTTCATGCATGTTACTAACTAAACTTCTTCCCTGGAGTTTCTGTGCTCTCTCATCCAGCAGGTTCCGATGGCTCGTGGCTGCTGCTGTGGTCCTGCTTGACATCTACTCCATATATTATTACTCTCTGACTTGATTTGATTAATTTATATTACAATGAAGGTGTATAAAGTATGACATGAATATAGAAGATATTTCATCCTAAAAAATTGTCATATGTCACAACCTAAATTATCCTATTTtgtgtgtggttgtggttgttgtttgttatgtttttctcCTGACAGTGGCAAAGTGTGGGATGACACATGGGAACCGGCGCAGTTTTACACACAGTAAACCAGGCACCACAGGTCGCAGAGATGGCACAGTTCACAGTTTGTAGTTCAGCataaaagttcaaaataaaatattttctataCATTTCAACCAGTGTCAGTCTCTGTTTCACTCTCTAAGTGGCTTTTGTACCTAACACATTCATGAATCTGATCGATCAATAATATCTTCCCTGCACTCAATATCTCATAGTTTTACATATCAGCCAACATTATTGTCTACATTCTCATAAATATAGAAGTGACTTGCTTATTATAACATATTACAAGTTAAAGTAAATAACACCTACTGTGTATGGGAGCCTAAAGCAAAGTTAACTGCACCAGTACCAGCTTCAGAACATATTGTATATTATATGTTTCTACCTTTTGCAATATGTCATGTTTAGATGCAGTGACAATTGCACATTTGGAGTTGTGGTCATATGTGGTTTTTAAATACAGGGTAGTAGAAAAGAAATTGacattttttgctatttttcttgtttgtttgcaaATTATTATTGTGTACATATTACATATGTAAcattattgttaatattattattagataTCAAAGATACAATTTGATTAAGGGTTTTCCTgtcataatttcaataaaaatgcAATTACACAAGTAAACAATAggatcaaaataaacttttaaaaagtcTATTGATCTATTGAAAATGCTGATTTTCAAAACATTCTAGAGGAAAATAGAGATAAAATAATCTGAATAGTAACAGTGATCTTGGATGATGATGGAGGCTTGAATGGATTATTCTGTTTCAATCAATAGGTTTGTATCTATGACAATACTTTGATAAGTTTAACAGGTTGGTTTAGGCCTGGCAATACAGCAAATATTCACAAACTTTGGTTTTTGACGAATGTTTATCTTTTTGGGGATGAAGCTATCTGGCAAAATGATACAACCCTTTTAACCTCATCTTTATGTCTATCATGTGGCTATGATACTGGATTTTGGTTTGATGCATATGCAGGTTACAGCTGGGGAATGGCAGTATGTTGTGGGTTGATTTGGCATGTTCAACCATTGTTACACCAAACTCTCTCACTTATAACATGATAAAGGCCTCTTACTCAGTGTCATGGATTTTCTATACTTTTGGGGACACAGGGCCAAAGTCTGAGGCAATAAGTCAGATCAAAGAAGGCAATGATTCTAAAATGGGAGTTTTACTTATGTCATTATATATATCCAGGAATATGTGTATGAGGATAGTTGTCATGAAATCAATATTAAATCAAAGTATTACTTAATTACCACAGCTGACACAAGTTTTCCATAGCTGCCTGCTGTCTCAGGATCTGTCTCCAAAAAGGACCAGGGAGCGCTAACATGTTATGTTCTAAACTGATGCAGAAAATGCACATTAAAGATAATATAAACTTACTGAGTGAAGTAATATCAAGAGGATTCCTTTAGCTCCTATTGGGTTGGTTCCTTGATCAATGCAATACAGAATCATTAATCTGGTTTTATGTAATGTCCTTAAAACATGGCAAAATGAGGCTCACTAGTCTGTGTGGCCTCCACATGCCTGTATGACCTCCCTACAACACCTGGGCATGCTCCTGATGAAGTGGCAGATGCTCTCCTGAGGGATCTCCTCCCAGACTCCTGGACATTTTGTGCTGCAGTTGGTGGATGGAGCGAGACATGATGTCCCAGATGTCCTCAATTGGATTCAGGTCTGGGGAATGGGTGGGCCAGTCCACAGCATCAATGCCTTCGTCTTGCAGGAACTGCTGACACACTCCAGCCATATGAGGTCTAGCATTGTCTTGCATTAGGAGGCACCCGGGGCCAACCGCACCAGCATATGGTCTCACAAGGGGTCTGAGCATCTCATCTCAgtacctaatggcagtcaggcTACCTCTGCCGAACACATGGAGGGCTGTGCGGTCCCCAAAGAGATGCCACCCCACACCAAAACTGACCCACTGCCAAACCGACATGCTGGAGGATGTTGCAGGCAGCAGAAGGTTCTTCACGGCGTCTCCAGACTCTGTCCCAAGTGCTCAGTGTGAACCTGCTTTCATCTGTGAGGAGCACAGGGCAGGAGTCGGGCCCTCATACCACCCTCATGGAGTCCGTTTCTGACCGTTTGAGCAGACGTGCACATttgtggcctgctggaggtcattttgcacGGCTCTGGCCTTTCTTTCCTACTGCACAGTACCTTCCCTTACCATTTGTTTCCTACTCTTTTACTTCTTTGATGACGGTTGTCTTTCTAGATAAGCAATTTCATTTGCTCTGGGGCGAGTCAGTGGCTCGGGTGCATTCGGGGACTGTCAGTTCACCAGTGTGCTGGCAtgcttaacacacacacacacacacacacacacacacacacacagctacagcAAACATATCAATTGTACTTGCTGATTTCTTCGACAAAACACTCAACAAAAAATTTACTTGTGAGTTTGCTGCCTCGTGCTTTTAAATTTTGTGATAATTTGAGCAGCCCAGAAAGCATCCCATAAATTAAATTATGTTAGTCTATCTGAACATGTACACTAGTCATTAAATTACATGGGAAAGCATGATTATGGGTAAACAACTGCACCAAGGAAATTCCatttttctcctcaaaatgtaaaatgtctGTTGAAAAATCACATTAAACAGAGATGtgattaactttttattttaccaaaaATAACATCAAGGATGACACAATCAGTCTTCATCAGAAGTGCTCAAATCACTCTCAGTGGCATCGTCTGGAatgtcttcctcctcctccgagTCCATTTCCAGGAGTGGTTGGTGGCTGAGGATTCTCTTGTACATGTCCTTTATTTTGAGCATTTCAGCTTTCAgttcactttgtgttttttaaaaccaGGCTACGGAGTCCCTTCTGTGCATCCTCCGACATGCCAACAAGGGAGGctgtaaaaagaacaaaacaaataaatatgagtgaagtaaaaaaaacaaacaaaaaaaaccctcacctCATAAACAAGGAATTAGGATCCtgtaattaaacttttttttttaaagggagaaGGCAGTGTTAGCCACCAATCTAGATATCGGTAAAAGATCCAGTAAGACTTTAGCATCTGCTCTTATTTTCAATCGATTCgtcaaaaaatgaataaataaataaagtgcttaCAGTCTGAGGAGATTGTCCCCAACACCACAGATCGCATTCGCAACACTGTCCAGTGATGCCGCATCTCCCTGCAAAGGatcatctcctcctctctcaggcGCCTCACAGCCATCACCTTCTCAAAAACCTTTCTCTTTGTCTGGAGTTCAGCAGCAGCTACAGTTTAACAACATCAGATGGGAAAACATAGTAGCACGTTATGACTCAAGAACCAAACATTCAACTACTGCTCAGATACTGGGAGTTTGTTTAAAAAGGATATTTATAAATCAAGAGCTTACGTTCACTTGTGCTCTGCCAGGGCCAAATATCGGTCTGGATGAGGGCATCACTGGATACGATTTGCTTTGTTGGTTCAGCAAGCTTGTTGTAGTCGTCAACAGCAGCCGCCAAGCGTTTCTTCTCAACTAAGATGACCTTGCGAATTCTGTGTCGCCTCTTGTTGCTATCTGTAAATGATCATAAAAAATTCACACCTTCACATAAtgtatatatttacattttaatctaCACTCAATTTGTTTGCTAGAACACGCATCACATCCAGATTAAACAAACCTGGATctgattttattctgtttacaaAGTAGCTGTACAAATTAAGTATCAAACGGTCCATTTCAAAGAAACTGGGACACCATTTTGTCTGTAAAGACTTTGTGTTCGCACTCTGATGATGACGACAAGCTCCTCTATTCGTGCCTGCAACGCTCCAAGGCTGCCATCAGTTTGATCAGTTTCTAAGTGAGAGGAATATTAATCAGAATACAGGATGAGTAACAGTCACCAAACTACAGTGGACTCTGTAATCACTGACTTGATGATATTCATTATAAGACATCTGTAGCCTTCATGTGCTGCATTATCATTAGATAACAAGTATGTCTGTGTTCAGGTTTATAAAACCAACTAGTACGACATCATTTCAACCCAGGTTCAATCCAATTTGATGAAACGCAACAACTCTGCCATAAATTCTGCTTTTACAAAacttatttttcattgtttgttgACACTGTCAGAAAGATATTAACTCTACCTTAAGTTCTTTAATGAGGCCATGGTGGGTCCTATTGTTATACATGAGTGCATTATATTGAGACTCACCTTCAGCCCATTTCTGCACATCGGCCACCCATTGCTGCAGTGTGTCATCATCCACACCCAGCTCATTTTTGGTCGCATTCAGGCTCTCCACTTGTTCTCTAAGGATCCTTATGATCTAAGAATACATTAATAAATGTCATTCACATTGATGTTTTTAGAGTACAGGTGTTTTCCCCCCATTACCACACACATTAAAAtggtttttgaaaaaacaaaacaaaacaaaaaaaaaaaaaaaaatcacctttaGATATCTCTGGCTCAAAGTGCGGCCCAGTTGTTCCACTTTCCTTTTGTTCCAACCCAAAGCCAGGAGGGTCAGCATGTCTGTTCGCCCTGCATTTCAATTAGTATACAAATAAGAATTAATGAGCAAGATACTGAGTGGAATCTCAGACACGAACACATACCTGCTTTAGACATGTACTTCGTTGTGATGGCCGCCCTAGACAGGAAACTGTTTACTTGTTCCACCTCTTCTCCAACTGTTGAACCGGCCCCATCCTGAAACGCACCTCCCCATTTGATCTATAGAAAGGAGGTCACAATACATGACTGCTGAATTCATTCAACCTTATAACAAAATGTCTCAAACTAATCCAAAACTACAAGCTGCAGTATACCTCGCATTTCCAAGTGTGAGCCTTTGCATGCATGACGGAGAGAAAAGGACGCATTGACAAGAGGTTCCTCAGCTCAGGGCACTGCTGAGCCACCTTGGTTAAATAGGGGAAATATTTACAGGCCACATCGGAGCAAAGGAACGTAATATGTCCTGGGACGTTAGCTGCCAACTTCCTCTGGAGAAAAAGGGGGTAAGCAAAGATCTACCCTCGAAACATGTTCAATGCAGCTAAGAGGACTCCGTGGCGACAAACAGCTATTTCCATGCCCTCTTCATCCAACTTCCCAGTGGACTTTTTGGACGACTCCTTTGCTGCAGTCCAAGATGAAGATCCGCACAACCCTTTCCCCGGGACCTATACACTCAAAGATTTTAACATAAAAGACATGACATGATTAAGCCCTATCAGGGACAAACTTTTTAAAACCAATGCATAACAATTAGCTGAATTAGCGTTAAGTCACACAAGACCTCATATCTCCCCAGGACAGCACtgataacacaaaataaaaatcatgttgtttttgtttgtttttttaaatacacatgGTAACaaaataaagtatacattaagataaagtaaagtaaatagtaTTACGACAACaccaagagaaaaataaaataaatatccacccatccatatatgtatacacacacacacacacgtatgtgTATATGGTTATGgcattaacgtcattttaacaagattaacgctaacagcactaatatatatgtGTATCTTACATGACTTGTGTGTCTCTGGATGTATTTCACAAACTCAGCAACGTCCTCATCTTTTTCAATGAAGACACCTTCAAAGTTCCCCTGCTCTGAAGTGCTGaacaaacacagtgacagttgtttgaaaagaaacattaaaatacatttttctacaaatccatatttgatttatgTACACAATGCATAACGTACCTTGCATTAGATTGAAAGCGATAAAGCTTACGGTTTCCATCAACTGAGACGGCAAGCACGTCTGGAGTGCAGGCAGGGCAGCTAAAGCATGGCTCCTTGCACATCCTGTCCACCTCAAACTTTACAGCACTCCACTCCAAGAAACTTTTACTGAAGGCATCAGCTGATATTCGGCCAGTCTTTTACATAGAGGGCATACAACAGAATATTCAAGGACAGTCATCATAAACATTGATTTGCACAATTTCCTTAAACAAATTTAGAAACTCACCCTTCCAAAATGGGCTGTTCTTTCATCCAGCATTTTGACAAATGCCTTAAGTGACATCCCTGGTGCAGCCTTCTTAATGTCATAGAAAGACTGAAAGACATCCATTGAAAACAGGGTGCAGAAATTTAAGGTGCCAGGCCAATATCCACTACCCAGGATGTCCTTAACTGAGGGGGACCACATTAGGTCACAGCTGGTGCATCTCACCACTGGCAGTGCAAGGTTATAACGGCCTTTAGAAAGGATAAGGATAAATTCAGTCATGGCTCAAaccattcatttttttcatgttgtgaagatttcatgttgttttcaaaTTGATCTGGTAAATCCAAATGACCTTTGACAGGTGcccacatacatacatactgcGGGCCGAGGGCAATTCAAACCAAGATAGCAATGCACAATTTGCAATTAAACCTCCAAACACATCTATTGTGTATGTAGTGTGTGACAAAAGGGCAACTTACCATTTATGGTTACAAGAGCCACAATTGAGCCGGGTGAAACCTCAACGTTACCTGCTGGGCAGTCACACACGGTCTGGCCTTTGGACAGGCAACAGCCGAACTaacattaaaacacacaatatatatatatataaaaagaattGGAAATTAACTGATACACAATAAATATACAATAACAGCACCCACTCATAGTACATAGCAAGAAACGCATAATACTTAAAAACCGTACCTATTGGCTTGTGAAACTCTGATGAAGGCTGCAAAAACCCTCCTGTTACTGCCTCTCTGTTGTGCAGGACAAAGCGTGTGTGAACTGCAATATCACAGTCAGCACAAAGGAATGGAAGAGGAAGGCAGTCCAGACACCTCACAACTACTTGTTtgccacactgacacacactgtgTGACTGTGGATCCAGAGTAGCTAACATATTGTCTATAAGACAAGGCCTGGCCTCTTTCCACTTTTGCGAGGACACCATATTTCTAATCGCCCAGTGAGTAGCAGCTGACTCAGACGACGTCTCACAAGTCATGGCTGCGTCCTCTTCTCCATCCTCCAACAACTGAAGGAGCTCCTGACGGAGCACCTCAGTTCCATAcactaacagaaaaaaaataaagaaaggaaGAATCTCTTCCACATAGTGAAAAACACCCTAGGCAGTATGTTTCTTAGGACTGCACAAAAGCCCTGCCTAACTCAACTATAACAACAAATATAAAAGTAAACAGAAATCACAATATATACAAGAAGGTAAAGTACCTTTTGTTGGGTTGACACTGGTAACATAACTAGTTTCTTCACGTGGACATTGATGCTGATCTCTGGacactgggggggggggggaaagagATTGAAGAATATTTAATTACTGAAATTCTTTGGTGAAAACAAGTTGTGAGATAAAACCAATGGTTGTGTGAACACTGACCACGTGGCATGCAAGTAGTACTTCGACTGGTTGATGGTCTTTGAGGAATAAAATCTCCCTGTCTGTCACGTTTTTTCCAGCGCACTGGTCTTGGCTGAGGTTCACTCTGTGCATCATTCTATGCAATTAACAAGGAACAAAGGGAACACCTAAAATACAGTCTATGATTAAAGCAAAGATTATCAAACATCTTAAGTTAACCAACTTAATTTGACATAAActtgtatatacacatatataaaaatttatttaaaaaaattaataaaataaaattaaataaaataaaataaataaataaaaattaataatataacgtTTACTTTACCTGCATATCTTGAAGGAGTTCGTCAGCAGCCTGAAGCTCTTCCTCCAGCTCGGGATCCTCTGAATCACTCATTTTCAAGCTAAAGAGGAAAGAGATTTTGCAGAACTCAGTGACATAAACACATAACTAACGCAACTCAAATGATTTTCAGTCTTGGTGCTCCGGTTAACGTTAGCAATTAACGTTAGCATCAGCCGTTTATAACGAGCTAGCAGAACTCTTAGCGCAAAAACTGCTTTACGCACCATGTGAGGGTATTTTGCAACACACAAGTCCTTTAACGTTTGTAATAGATTTAATCCAACGTTTGATTAAATGGCTAATGCTGCAGTAGCCACGTGTAGGTAGGTTACCTAGCAAGCATGCTGACGGTAGCTGTAgccatttttaaatgcattaaatcGTTTCCGAGATCAGTCACCTCTGCTTGTTTGAAGCTTTTACgaaaaacaaactttgaaaCACACTTCAAGGTATTActttaaatatatgtattttttacatacctGCATTAGAATCAATCAGTTCCGCCTCATTTTCTTATTCTTATAAACGGGTCTCTCCGTTCTCCCATCATCCTTTGCTTACACCGGTTGCGTCTGATTGGTTGGAGCCGAGCGCATCCAAAACTAACAGGAGTGGTGAATTAatctataaatgtgttttacgtgtgaaatgaaaataataaacctAACAAAGGATTATGTACGTTAAATCTGCGCACTTTCAGATCGtgaatcactttggaaaacactgtgTGATGGCCACAACATGAAGCGATTTTATTGTTGAATTATCAGTGATActctcatgtttttttgttgagaAATGTTAACGATGTCATTAAAAGAAAGCATTAAATTCGGGAGAAAAACCCGTTCGCGGAGAGGGTCCCCGGTTCTATAGTTAGATTGTGCTTCACGGCGTCATGTTTCGCCGTGACGGGGTTATTATTGGAGTAAATAGATGGCTGGAGCCTCTGCTTGAAGCGTCTCTGATCGCCGCGAGCGGGATCATATTGGAATGAATTGACAACCCACAGCGTCACATAAAAACGTGGAAGGGTACCTTTAGCGTCAGCATGAGAAGTTAAGggacgtgacaaatcgtcagtattttacgcctcgggagtgagaacgggttgCAACAGGAGACTGATACACCCGTAAAACAGAGACAGCTACAGTTTCCTATGAGCACAAAACAATCAGAGCTTTGAGCGGCAATATCCAACTGTATCCTCAAGATGGCGATAATGTAAAGGATAATGTACAGGATGGATGTAAACAGGCAAGGAGCTTTATGACAGCACTGCCTGAAATGACAGGAGAAAGATCCCCTTTTTTGGTGTTGTTTAATTTATGTCTATTTTAAAATTCGACAAGGCAATTAACGCTTGCCTTACTTGTCCTGATGGAACTCCACTGTGTTATATCTGCACATACAATGTTTTATACACAAGTTTGAGTTACAGTATGCTTAACTATATTAACTACTCTCAGAGTGCCTTATTAGCATATAACAGTAGGCAGTAGATACCAGAGAAAACTGAGCCATGTTGGGTTTTGTGAAGCCAGAGGTGGCCTCATAtatgctactactactactactactgataataaatgataataaatacataaataaataaactaccCATCTAAGTGTTGTTATGAATGGTTAAACCATACAAAGGCTTTTTACAGTAAGTAAATGTGCTTTTTAATCCTCTAAAATTTGACTTTTTATCACAAGAGTCTGtattgaactgcagtttttgccaCTTCAGCATAGATTTAATGAAGTAAATCTCCTCTGTCGACCTCTTGTGTTTTGCTTCCCCCTGGTGGTGAATACAGTTTGTCTCAGG
The genomic region above belongs to Oreochromis niloticus isolate F11D_XX linkage group LG11, O_niloticus_UMD_NMBU, whole genome shotgun sequence and contains:
- the LOC102082910 gene encoding uncharacterized protein LOC102082910, yielding MRPFLSVMHAKAHTWKCEIKWGGAFQDGAGSTVGEEVEQVNSFLSRAAITTKYMSKAGRTDMLTLLALGWNKRKVEQLGRTLSQRYLKIIRILREQVESLNATKNELGVDDDTLQQWVADVQKWAEETDQTDGSLGALQARIEELVVIIRVRTQSLYRQNDSNKRRHRIRKVILVEKKRLAAAVDDYNKLAEPTKQIVSSDALIQTDIWPWQSTSEPAAELQTKRKVFEKVMAVRRLREEEMILCREMRHHWTVLRMRSVVLGTISSDSSLVGMSEDAQKGLRSLVLKNTK
- the LOC112848246 gene encoding uncharacterized protein LOC112848246; amino-acid sequence: MHLKMATATVSMLASLKMSDSEDPELEEELQAADELLQDMQNDAQSEPQPRPVRWKKRDRQGDFIPQRPSTSRSTTCMPRVSRDQHQCPREETSYVTSVNPTKVYGTEVLRQELLQLLEDGEEDAAMTCETSSESAATHWAIRNMVSSQKWKEARPCLIDNMLATLDPQSHSVCQCGKQVVVRCLDCLPLPFLCADCDIAVHTRFVLHNREAVTGGFLQPSSEFHKPIVRLLPVQRPDRV